A genomic region of Kribbella sp. NBC_00382 contains the following coding sequences:
- a CDS encoding alpha/beta hydrolase has product MRLRVALTATASLALIAPAVSAVAATPTVAEGKHPQALVFGACPDDIATPYPALTCATLKVPLEYSRPYGATLSVLVTKHAANDPAKRLGSLLVNPGGPGGGGSTLAGSLTRPDPTGFTRLDKGVLDAYDVIGFDPRGVWHSSPVSCAAPDHFTPPQPDPDAKASRSELWKLWSSYAKGCNDQNKAVLPHLGTVDVARDMDSIRAALGEQKLNYVGFSYGTYLGAVYGQLFPQRVGRMIIDGNIDPTPKDMWYQAGLTQGPALQKRLEEYYLPWVAKYDNVFHLGKDVATVRAAWNKTLTDFRTTPHGVVGGSELLGTAYGVLFSESAWIPFTQALSAYAVGGDDAALVGFATPDTSADAEQFNAIFNSVICVDSKWSRDRKTYERDAARLAKTSQFSWYNIWTSGSACQSWAFDSPGRVKITGKGLPGVLMFNTIGDPATPYAGALKMHASLPSSVLVTEKDSGKHTVFSNTRALVNPAANAIGTKYLLTGELPAADTSVAGHPLPVPTPAAVAAKVSKPDLRTPFE; this is encoded by the coding sequence ATGCGTCTCCGTGTGGCCCTCACTGCCACCGCAAGCCTGGCCCTGATCGCTCCTGCCGTCTCAGCCGTCGCCGCCACCCCGACAGTTGCTGAGGGCAAGCACCCTCAGGCACTGGTCTTCGGCGCCTGCCCCGACGACATCGCGACGCCGTACCCGGCGCTCACCTGCGCCACCCTGAAGGTCCCGCTGGAATACTCCCGCCCGTACGGCGCCACACTGTCCGTCCTGGTCACGAAGCACGCGGCGAACGACCCGGCCAAGCGGCTCGGCTCGCTACTGGTCAACCCGGGCGGCCCCGGTGGCGGTGGATCGACGCTCGCAGGATCGCTGACCAGGCCGGACCCCACCGGATTCACCCGGCTCGACAAGGGCGTGCTGGACGCGTACGACGTGATCGGCTTCGACCCGCGTGGCGTCTGGCACAGCTCGCCGGTCAGCTGTGCCGCCCCGGACCACTTCACCCCGCCGCAGCCGGACCCGGATGCCAAGGCGAGCCGGTCCGAGCTGTGGAAGCTCTGGAGCAGCTACGCGAAGGGCTGCAACGACCAGAACAAGGCTGTCCTCCCGCACCTCGGCACTGTCGACGTGGCCCGCGACATGGACTCCATCCGCGCGGCCCTGGGCGAGCAGAAGCTCAACTACGTCGGCTTCTCCTACGGTACGTACCTCGGCGCCGTCTACGGGCAGCTGTTCCCGCAGCGGGTCGGCCGGATGATCATCGACGGCAACATCGACCCGACCCCGAAGGACATGTGGTACCAGGCCGGCCTCACCCAGGGCCCGGCGCTGCAGAAGCGGCTCGAGGAGTACTACCTGCCGTGGGTGGCGAAGTACGACAACGTCTTCCACCTGGGCAAGGACGTCGCCACCGTGCGAGCCGCCTGGAACAAGACGCTGACCGACTTCCGCACCACGCCACACGGTGTGGTCGGCGGCAGCGAGCTGCTCGGCACGGCGTACGGGGTGCTGTTCTCCGAGTCGGCCTGGATCCCGTTCACCCAGGCGCTCAGCGCGTACGCCGTCGGCGGTGACGACGCCGCCCTGGTCGGCTTCGCCACGCCGGACACCAGCGCGGACGCCGAGCAGTTCAACGCCATCTTCAACTCGGTGATCTGTGTCGACTCGAAGTGGTCGCGCGACCGGAAGACGTACGAGCGGGACGCGGCCCGGCTGGCGAAGACCTCGCAGTTCTCCTGGTACAACATCTGGACCAGCGGCAGCGCCTGCCAGAGCTGGGCGTTCGACAGCCCGGGCCGGGTCAAGATCACCGGCAAGGGCCTGCCCGGCGTACTGATGTTCAACACGATCGGCGACCCGGCCACGCCGTACGCCGGTGCGCTCAAGATGCATGCGTCGCTGCCGTCCTCGGTCCTGGTCACCGAGAAGGACTCGGGCAAGCACACCGTCTTCTCGAACACGCGCGCCCTGGTCAACCCGGCCGCGAACGCGATCGGCACGAAGTACTTGCTGACCGGTGAGCTGCCGGCCGCCGACACGTCGGTGGCGGGCCACCCGCTGCCGGTACCGACGCCAGCCGCTGTGGCAGCCAAGGTCAGCAAGCCGGACCTGCGGACTCCGTTCGAGTAG
- a CDS encoding sensor histidine kinase, translating into MAASPWQSRFKGHPLAYDHAIVLLLLAINLLQPGTRHDGRQIHLTVTGTILILIACLPLAFRRKAPLVVLTISTLATIGYAATAQVKSPIGLALACAIYTVVIQKDRRTRSIACVSVVVVMVVTAALFTDGDLLANLSVAIFVLFAAAIGEAVRYRRAYLDELEDRVRRAEQSREEEAERRVIEERLRIAHELHDVIAHHIALMNVQAGVASHLLREQPDEADRALALVRDGGRTVLQELTVLLGVLRRSGVDSLPTAPTPSLQELSALIESSTAAGITIDWQPPVPTSLPDVLELTTYRILQESLTNVVKHAPGAAVRVRFEERRGSLTIEVTDDGGHPGTPYRDAGAAAGPPGSGHGLLGMRERVAAVGGDLTAGPQPHGGFRVRAVLPLETGATGDDPGTAGRRSEADPQRVPSAGELSTGARGRC; encoded by the coding sequence ATGGCAGCAAGTCCGTGGCAGTCCCGATTCAAGGGGCATCCGTTGGCGTACGACCACGCCATCGTGCTGCTGCTGCTCGCCATCAATCTGCTGCAACCAGGCACCAGGCACGACGGCCGCCAGATCCATCTGACCGTCACCGGCACGATCCTGATCCTGATCGCCTGCCTGCCGCTGGCCTTCCGCCGGAAGGCTCCGCTCGTCGTGCTGACGATCAGCACGCTGGCGACGATCGGTTACGCGGCCACCGCGCAGGTGAAGAGCCCGATCGGCCTCGCGCTGGCCTGCGCGATCTACACCGTGGTGATCCAGAAGGACCGGCGGACCCGCTCGATCGCGTGCGTGTCAGTCGTCGTCGTGATGGTCGTCACGGCTGCACTGTTCACGGACGGTGACCTGCTTGCCAACCTCTCGGTCGCGATCTTCGTACTGTTCGCCGCTGCCATCGGCGAGGCGGTGCGGTACCGGCGGGCTTACCTGGACGAGCTGGAGGATCGGGTCCGCCGGGCTGAACAGTCCCGCGAGGAGGAGGCCGAGCGGCGGGTGATCGAGGAGCGGCTGCGGATCGCGCACGAGTTGCACGACGTGATCGCCCATCACATCGCCTTGATGAACGTACAGGCCGGCGTCGCCTCGCACCTGCTCCGCGAGCAACCGGACGAGGCCGACCGGGCCCTCGCGCTGGTCCGTGACGGCGGCCGGACAGTGCTGCAGGAGCTGACCGTGCTGCTCGGCGTGCTCCGCCGCTCAGGCGTCGACTCGTTGCCGACGGCTCCCACACCCTCTCTGCAGGAACTGAGTGCTCTGATCGAGTCGTCCACCGCGGCCGGAATCACCATCGACTGGCAGCCGCCCGTGCCCACGTCTCTCCCGGACGTGCTCGAGCTGACCACCTATCGCATCCTGCAGGAGTCCCTCACGAACGTGGTCAAACACGCCCCTGGTGCGGCCGTCCGGGTCCGGTTCGAGGAACGGCGCGGGTCGCTCACGATCGAGGTCACCGACGACGGCGGCCACCCCGGTACGCCGTACCGCGACGCCGGTGCCGCTGCTGGTCCGCCCGGCTCCGGTCACGGGTTGCTGGGCATGCGAGAGCGCGTCGCTGCCGTCGGCGGAGACCTGACCGCCGGGCCGCAACCGCACGGCGGATTCCGCGTCCGTGCCGTCCTTCCTCTGGAAACTGGAGCAACTGGTGACGATCCGGGTACTGCTGGCCGACGATCAGAAGCTGATCCGCAGCGGGTTCCGAGTGCTGGTGAACTCAGCACCGGGGCTAGAGGTCGTTGCTGA
- a CDS encoding FGGY family carbohydrate kinase, whose amino-acid sequence MQKTDGRILALDLGTSSARALVLSADASPLPGALARHKIGAVYGPLGEATLELHDYIEGLLGCLDELQQNGHLVDITAIVLSSQWHSIVALDNKGVALTPVIPWVDTRSVDLALDPAFDERAFHARTGAWLHRLYWTRRIPWLRSITSPAGYAGLPDLVLERLTGERVTSVSVASGTGTLNLASGGYDDEALAVAGVTAGQLPPIVPTGWTGALSSEYARRWPGLVGVPIHPPTGDGAASNVGTGAYDARTAAVTVGTSAAVRVVHPIEGAPELPWELWRYRVDDQHAVTGMAFSAAGNLHAWLTGVLNLDAPEPTDVEIGSSRVIAIPFHAGTRPPDTVPSGSGVYFGLSFDDSAADLLAASLQGASLEIDRGLRMLDELFGRPLQVVLGGGGIDASAWWRRCLTATFDRPTDVCSEPEVGARGAAAVALGLSPSPGGEHLEPVAAEVERVRTLRPRYETLRGLAVQASKETSSW is encoded by the coding sequence ATGCAGAAGACTGATGGCCGGATCCTTGCTCTCGATCTAGGTACTTCGTCCGCGCGCGCGTTGGTGCTGTCGGCCGACGCGTCGCCGCTGCCCGGAGCCCTTGCCCGGCACAAGATCGGCGCCGTCTACGGTCCTCTTGGTGAAGCGACCCTTGAGCTTCACGACTACATCGAGGGGCTGCTCGGCTGCCTCGACGAGTTACAGCAGAACGGGCATCTGGTCGACATCACCGCGATCGTGCTGTCCTCGCAGTGGCACTCGATCGTTGCTCTGGACAACAAAGGCGTGGCGCTCACTCCGGTCATCCCCTGGGTCGACACCCGGTCGGTCGACCTCGCGCTGGACCCGGCTTTCGACGAGCGCGCCTTCCACGCGAGGACCGGCGCCTGGCTGCACCGGCTCTACTGGACCCGCCGCATCCCGTGGCTGCGGTCGATCACGTCACCGGCCGGCTATGCGGGGCTTCCCGATCTTGTACTCGAGCGCCTGACCGGCGAGCGCGTCACCTCGGTCTCGGTTGCCTCGGGCACCGGCACGCTCAACCTCGCCAGCGGCGGGTACGACGACGAGGCGCTGGCCGTCGCAGGGGTGACGGCCGGCCAGCTTCCGCCGATTGTGCCTACCGGGTGGACCGGCGCGCTTTCCAGTGAGTACGCGAGACGGTGGCCGGGGCTGGTCGGAGTACCGATTCATCCGCCGACCGGCGACGGCGCGGCCTCCAACGTCGGTACCGGCGCGTATGACGCCAGGACAGCAGCAGTGACGGTCGGTACTTCGGCCGCCGTCCGCGTCGTGCACCCGATCGAGGGCGCACCCGAATTGCCGTGGGAGCTGTGGCGGTACCGGGTCGACGACCAGCATGCGGTGACCGGGATGGCCTTCTCTGCCGCGGGAAACCTGCATGCGTGGCTCACCGGCGTACTGAATCTCGACGCCCCTGAACCCACCGACGTGGAGATCGGCTCGTCCCGCGTGATCGCGATCCCGTTCCACGCCGGCACCCGGCCGCCGGACACGGTCCCGAGCGGTTCCGGCGTGTACTTCGGACTGTCGTTCGACGACTCCGCCGCTGACCTGCTCGCCGCGTCCCTGCAGGGTGCCTCGCTCGAGATTGATCGCGGCCTGCGCATGCTCGACGAACTCTTCGGCCGTCCGCTCCAGGTCGTCCTGGGTGGTGGCGGCATCGACGCATCAGCCTGGTGGCGGCGCTGCCTGACCGCGACCTTCGACCGTCCCACCGACGTCTGCTCCGAGCCCGAGGTCGGCGCCCGCGGCGCGGCGGCGGTCGCCCTCGGCCTGTCGCCGTCACCCGGCGGTGAGCACCTCGAGCCGGTCGCCGCCGAGGTCGAGCGAGTCAGAACCCTGCGCCCCCGCTACGAGACCCTCCGCGGACTCGCGGTCCAGGCCTCGAAGGAGACGAGCAGCTGGTGA